In Montipora capricornis isolate CH-2021 chromosome 4, ASM3666992v2, whole genome shotgun sequence, the DNA window CACTTTGCTCGTAACTAGATGCGAGTGCGAAAGGTCCTTCAGCGCGATGAGAAGGTTAAACACCTATATGCGATGCACGATGAGCGAGAACAGATTAGCGTCACTTGCACTTATGCATATCCATTACGACATGCAAATACACCTTGAAGAAGTGGTGGAGCTGTTTGCTACCATGCATCCGCGAACGGTAGAGCTATCAAAATTGCTGTGACATTTAATGTTACTGTGGCCCCTTGTTGTGATACGGACTGTTAGTGTTATTCCAATAATGCACTAGCTTTTTgtatacagtaaacacccgcatataagaacacttttttcaggtataaggctgatcgtgttcttatttgaggggtgcttagtgagaaatcagcctgaaagtgttcttaaagtGTTCTTAAGATTGGTTTTAAAAATGCTTCAAATGatatattactagaggtttaattaacatacaatgctgttttgtaattgtcctgaacaccatagtactttgatataagttactgtattgtattgtttccttatccCAATACCCTTTTCCgttgtattaagaacatgttttatttatcaggctgaatttgttcttatttatatggtgatttattggcaatttttcagcctgatgttcttaatccacttgttcttatatgcgggtgtttactgtactaGGGAATTAAGGGACTTAAATACTAGAGCGATCCAAACTGACGTTTGATTAAAAGCGCTTTTTCTTCCCTACCCCAACCCTAAGCTAAACGTTTTTCGTCAGACAAATGGATACGAATCCCCCTTGAAATACTCCAGCTACGGGCCTGTAACAGGAAgaacaattaactcaaatacttagggacattttaattttaactttttcaatttcaagAGGAAAAACCATATAAGCTAAAATGGAAAACTGTGTTGAGGAGACAGGCACTTTAATTTaagaacatacatgtatcaagAACGATTTTATGCTCAAATCACCAAATAAGGACGTTCGGTttcagctccaaaattagacgttctcaTGAAAAAGGATGTACAGTAGGGGAATGAGACCTGGCATTGTCAAAAGATCTTATCCATGATGCTACGCTGGCGCGCTTCGCGCgcctgagctccgctaataagcaaaataaacaatgTAGACGTTCTTTTTGTTAAATGATCATTTACATGTTGCATTTTCCAGTTTATTGGCCAAACCTActattaagcctggttttcactattGACGAAAGCAGAAGCACAAGTATCAGACGCTTCGCAACTAATCGGGCCGACAAATTGGTCTGCTCTCAACTGAGTGGCGTCATAGGTGTTCAGAGCTCAGTCGGTTGGTAGAGCACTGGACCGGCATCACGTGCACAGAAGTTATTGGTTCGACTCCAGTTaaagtcacctgaatttttcaggtgtctattaAGATAGCAATCGCTTAAATTGTCTAGTACGTTAGTCCGATCATTTCTCCAATTCAGCTCCAAACCGCACTTCACGAAGATTTCTCAACCAAAGACAACAGGGAAAATTAGACATCATTGCAGCAATTTGTAGGAATTTGATAGGAATTCACCACCATATACGGTGCCCAAAACATTTTAATGTCAACCCTTATGCAGTACGTCTGATAGCATTTTTGTTAACTGTAGCTTACCAATACTGTAAAGTTAAACTGATTCAGTTTATTGCGCACCCAGTCCTTAGCTACCTTGTTAAATGTTGTCatgtttttgaaaacacaaTCTAATTCACTTTTATGCGAAAATGTGTGAAATagaatcaatcgatcaatcagaaaaagtattttatttttcctttcttcatcTAGTTATTCCAGAGATCAAAATGCGGAGCTCAATCGTGTATTTGTTGGTCGCTTCTCTAGCATTGTGTCACGGTGCACCAAACACCTTCCAAACCATACGAGCTCGTGCTCACTATGCTTTTAGAAATTATCCAGTGAGGGCACAGACGGAAGAAAAACGAGGTAATTAGCGCTTATGGAAATTAGGTTTACCCGCTCACttcaccccaccccaccccctcaCGCCCTGTCCTGCATGtgtctttttcactttttgtccatttctttgccgtcgtctgcaaaacaacaatgtgaaataGCCATATTTGAGGTTcaatgaagaacgtcagcagttgaggataaattttcattttctcccctaaactAAGCGCCTTTCGAAccaatgttatttatttgaggaactaccataccctcgtcatattaaaaaggttgaaatagtcaggAAGTGATGACAATAAcgtgagatgacgttctcgttgacgtcgccgtcgtcgttgctttaATAACCTAAGTTCCCTATTGGCTCTTGGAATGAGGCCAGTAAAGGGTCAGCGGACAGTCAGATGCCTGCAAACAATTTGATGCCCATTATGCATTTGAGGGGATCAACTTTCTAATTCAGTCATTTCTTTGAATAACTAAGGACAAGTTGCTGTGAAAATCAACGCTTGCCTTTATGCCCACAATAAAGACCGCGAGGATCATGACGCTGCTGGGCTAGTCTGGGATGCTGGTCTAGCCGAGGATGCACAGGAGTGGGCTGATCATTTGGCCTATGACGTTGGGGGAATGGTTCACGCACAAAACACTGGACAAGGGGAAAACTTGTACTGGTCTCAAGGTTCACACGTAGCAACTTGCGCAGACGCAGTGAAAGCGTGGTAAGGTACCCTACGAAACAAACGTTCAACGAGAAGTAGctatttgtgacattttcaacaataagatCAGCACTTTCTTGGTAGAAATCTTGGCCTGCAATTTACTCATAGTGTTAGTGTGTgataaggaagggggggggggggggtggggggtggggggtgggaagcggagtacctggagaaaaacatATTAAGAGAAAAGTGGAAAACGTGGAGTCCTGGAAATGAACAGGCCAagggcaaattggttgaagacAAGTGTTTCAACCGCTTTGCGAACCCTGCTCTCGCAACTTACAACCCTTAGCTTACTCCTGTTGCTAATGAAGGTACAGTAACTTCTGCTGTACCTCTGCGAGGCGGGGGAGTTTTTTCACAAAGTTTTTTAATTATTGCGTTTCCAATTATCTGGTAGCCTGGAATACGCTAGAACAACCAAGGCCAGTTGTATTGGAAATTTACGCGGATTCTTCGTCTCTAAGACGCTCACTTCtagaaaatttgttttaacggtttgcttgtttttttttttgtttgcgtctAGGGACGCAGAGGAGGTCGATTATGACTATAACCATCCACCACATACGTTTAAAGATTTTTTGAGCGCAAAGAAACCATATGGACACTTTACTCAGGTTTGTTTTATGTCGGCTAGCAAAGGCTCTCCGTGTACCTTGTCCTTGCTTCACGCATTTTATGATACCATTATGATATGTTGCCATGTGACACTGATGTGACATCAGAAGTGGTTCCATTTGTAGCAGTTTTTAAAACGAAAGTGAAGActtattttcatttaagaatcATACAATTAGCTTTTAGGAATTTTGGAGAGATTGCAGAATACCTGGCCACTATTGTATTTGGATCGCCACTGAGTGAAGGCACAAGACACGAGTGTCGAAATCCTTTAACTTTGAATAGTACATTTCTAAGCTACATTTCAATTTCTACCAGAGTAGCATCTAACAATGTCTGATTGTCAATCTggggccagttgctcgaagcTCGGTTaaagctaaccgttggttaagatgtaacaaaacctataggtttccatggtaatcAACGCTGGTTTGggccccgtttctcgaaagtcccgaaactttacgggccattttcgtgtgtcacaattccctttgtatctcaagaaaggAGAGAGGGTTTAAATCGTCAAACTTAtcagtcattttttctttttgttaccttgaaaacatattaaaagatcggcttttggaagtttaacaaatggcttttcggccCCGAAAACGATGGGTAACAATGAGGTGTGCGCTGGGCGGCCGGTCTTGCTAGGAATCCGGGCAAAAGAACGACAGACGTAGGCTGAATTTTGTCGCTCGCCTTTGTACTCGTTCCACCTTCCTCGTTAACTCAATAGACcagtttcgatatattaaaattcagtcctaaacaaaagacatcatcacgaggctctggggaataaatataaggatttgtatgagtttattcccagagcctcgagatgatgccttttgttttcaactgaattttaatatatcgaaaattggtctattgactGTGGTACCCATATCGATTGAGTCTTGTAGCGGCAtcctttgaagaacgaggcatagaACAATTCGCTATTTTCACCATCCATAATGCAATACTTTTTTTGGGGCGGGGGAAATTTAcataaaacaatacaagttattactcttgggactgtaacAGGATATCCATTGGTTTAATGCAAATAActcccaaaatgaactgtattatggggtTGGTGAAAAAGCGAATAGACgctattcatatgcaaattaaCAGAACGGTTATTCTACAATCtttatacataggtatacatatCAGACATAGTTACACAAGCAGGATATTGGACTATATTTAGTTTAGTTACTCATTGGTTTCACGCCCGAAGCGATCATCAGACTAAAAGCTAATTACCAATGTTCTACTCTACTTAATGGTACTACCGCGGAGGCTCTTGCTCTGGTCGGCTCCTTAGAATTTGTTTTCATGCCTGCATTTGGTTACTAATTTAGAACGTTTATTCACCAATCCCGGGTCTTTTGAAGTAAGAATGCAGAGCTTTTGAGCCAAAAAAAGGTTGCATTTAGAAGGGTGGCCATTATATGAGCTTGCGTGTTTTCACAATGCCCCATTTGATTTGGAAatcagtgttgttgtttttaagaGCCCAAATGTGTTTGGAAAGCGCGGTGCTATTTGCTTGTTTGGCATTGTTAAAAGACGAATTATGGTT includes these proteins:
- the LOC138047235 gene encoding ectin-like isoform X2 translates to MRSSIVYLLVASLALCHGAPNTFQTIRARAHYAFRNYPVRAQTEEKRGQVAVKINACLYAHNKDREDHDAAGLVWDAGLAEDAQEWADHLAYDVGGMVHAQNTGQGENLYWSQGSHVATCADAVKAWDAEEVDYDYNHPPHTFKDFLSAKKPYGHFTQVVWKGTTKVGVAITTKGEAPYIETFIVARYSPQGNMLGRFEENVHRPQ